The Pangasianodon hypophthalmus isolate fPanHyp1 chromosome 23, fPanHyp1.pri, whole genome shotgun sequence genome includes the window TTCTTAACATCCTCCCCACAAACTTCCTCTTTTCACTAATCTATGACTTTTTGTGCATTACCTGTAcattatccaaagcaacttccAGATCTGTACAATGGAAGCAATGAAATCGGCACTTTTAACCCATTCGGTTTCTCTGTGTCCTTTGCATATATGCATTCTTGTATCAGAATTCGCAAGCCTGTTGCGTGTACAAAATTCAGAACAATGAATGTTCTTGACATGTGTCTACTGTGGGTTGCCAGGAGGAGCGAACTCGCCTGGGAGATGAGTCGTTGCTCCAGAAAGCTCTTgaagagagtaaaagagaaatGGAAGCCAAAGCAGGAGGGGTATGAACCAACAACAGTTAGCCATTTACCTTAATTATTGACCATCTCTCGTTACTTTGATATGGTTCTctaacaaaataatataaaaataatgtttaatgagCTATAAATAAGATTGCATAAGATTGAATATGAAACCTTCTCTAAGACATACCTGGTACTGCAGTTTCTGAATTGCCCTTTTTCATACAACCTCAAGTGAACGCAGAGCGGTGAGGAATGACCTATAAAAATATCTCCTGACTAAGAGTGCTACTTTCTCTCCCCTGGCAGTCTGCCATGTTGGATCTGATGGATATTTTTGCTCCGGTCTCTGAAGCGCCACCCAGTGCCAGCCCGTGGGATCAGTCTGGAGCTGGTGGTCACGCGCAGGCTGTGGGACCGCTGAGGGTCGACCCGTGGGATTCTCTGGGTAACGTTGGCTATGTACTCATTACACTACATTCCCTAATGTGAAACAACAGTCCAAACAACACATCACATTTACTGCTAGGCTTGGATAACTGAATTTTACTTAAATGATTATCATGTGTATCATGCGTGCATTTGTCACACTTAATGACAGCATTGTTGTAGTAATTCAGTAACAGTCTGTTACGGTGTCTGAGCGTTTTGGATCCTTACACTGTATCCTGTGTAACATAAGTTGTTTTATACAGTGAATAAGTGGGAGTTAAGACCACCAGCTGTGAGGTGAAAATCCATTCAAATGGAGTGTTTgtaacacccacacacaattaatttattttccttcGTAATTAGTTAATTTGTTGGCTacagtttaaaaacatttaatttagcaGAACTgattatacataaatttactTTAGCAGTACTGATTGTTCGTAAACGTTCACTTTAGCAGTACTGATTTTTCCTAAGCTTATGTAACAGTACTGATTGTTCATAAATGCTTATTTTAGTAGTACAGATTGTACATAAACTTTTACTTTAGCAGTACTGATTTTTCCTAAGCTTATGTAACAGTACTGATTGTTCACAAGTGCTTACTTTAGTAGTACTGATTGTTTGTAAACTTTTACTTTAGTAGTACTGATTTTTCCTAATCTTACTTAATAGTATTGATTGTTCACAATTGCTTACTTTAGTAGTACTGTTTGTAAACTTTTACTTTAATAGTACTGATTTTTTATAAGCTTATTTAGCAGTAGTGATTGTTCATGAACGCATAAACATTTACTTTAGCAGTACTGATTGTTCGTAAACACAGTTGATCACATTTAAGTTTTCACTGTGAACAAGGGGCTGCCCATTGATTTTACCTTGGCTGGAGGCTCTTCCATTTCCTCTTGCCATTGACAAACACCATCTTGTTAACAGATCAGTCAATTTTATACACATTAACCCAGGTTTAACCAATTTAACCAGTCCCTTTATTTAATCATTCTCAATAAATAAACTTCAAGTAATGCTTTTATGGAATCTGTCCTCTGACAAAATCAGAGCATGTGAAAAGAACATTGCTAAAAAGGAAAGGCATAATCCTTTGTGAGAGTGCAAACTAATTAACTAACAGTTACTCTGTCAGGATAAAACATAAAGTAACTATCTATCATCTATCTAATATCTATTATTGGGCCAACATTACTTATAGTGCACTATGTTGGAGAATAATTGTATAATCTTGAGAAATGTTATGAAAACCGTGATCTAAATGATGTACCTTCATTAATCTCTGCAATCAACATTTTAAACCACAGAGTGATTCTCCGTTTGAGGATCAGGGTGCCATTATTAAACCTAGCATCTTTCAGAAACCATAAATCTGCTCTATTAGTGTATCACAGGGCCATGTTTTCAAACAGAACCAAGCTCCTCAGCTCGAGGTCCTGGTAGCTCCTGGGCAGCACCTTCCAGTCTTCACTCTCAGCCCTGGGACCATCGGTCACGTCCTCCGGACCCATGGGAAGCTCCTCAGAACGCCCCCAGTCCTGCTCCCTCAAGTCAGACATGGCTCTCAACTGCGGCCCCTGGTATAAACATGTCATTTTATTAACCAGAATAAATACATCATAcagatgattttatttatatatacttatatatatatatatatacaaatgtgtatgtgtgtgcatttgttttaGCAGCCACAGGAATAGATCCTTTCTCTCCTCTAACAGCAGACAAAAAAGTATCTGCTGTCCCAGTCAGAGGCTCGTCACCACGGCCCGGGAGTCCCACAGGTAATAGTATCAGCCCTTAATAAAGAAACGCTAATTCATGACCACTGCAGATTTAATTAGTTCattcccatgttttttttttttaatttttattgtaataaacaatattgtcatttttgttAGATGGAGATCTTTTTGATGACGCCATGGATGGAGGTCAGGTGAACGTTAACGGTCGCAGTGAGGGAAGTCCAGAGTTATTTGACTTGTCTCGTTTGGGAGAGAGTTTAGCAGAGCCAACGCCTCGGACCTGTCGCACTCCGGAAGCCTTCCTGGGCCCTGCAGCGGCTTCGCTCGTCAATCTCGACTCCTTGATTCCGCCAAATCAGGCTCCTAAAAACCTAAACCCGTTTTTAACAGGTGAGACCAAgaattattttatcttttaatgcATAACCGTTGGTGATTAGTTCATGGCTGTATTTCACACAGGTGCttcatgttatcactttcaACTAGCGCTATTGAcactgtttgaattttaaagcaCAGAATAAGTGCAGACTTCTCAGTCTTTAAACTGGAAGTCATCTTTATACGTTCTATTTTCATCATCACTTTGCTAATTAGAGCAGAAAGGGTAAATctatgtttgtgtctgtctgtgtctttatGTCTTAAAGAGCTGcattcagctaaataatttgcatgcatgcatgtgatTAAATAAGCctcaacagacaaaaaaaaaagacagttgcAGAACTATGGagtaattaattgtttttttttttccctgtattttttttcaccctTTATGCATCTGTCTTGCTTTTATCCACGCACCAGCTTTTTACACCTCAAACATTACGTAAAATGGAAATCATGacttgtatgatttttttttttcccagaactGTGAGATAACAGTTGTGGATAGCAAGAGAGTGAGCTGGAATGACATTTTACTTCACAGTTGCATGGAAACCCTGATGTTGTTTCTTATTCTTACTCCCTTTAGGTGTGAGTGCTCCTTCTGTCACAAATCCATTCCAATACGAGCAGCCACGGCTCACGCTCAGTCAGATGCGTCCTAGCTCCACGTCCCCTGCTCCCACCTCGCTGCAATACAGCGCCTCTCTGCCTCTGCCTGCCAGCAATCAGCCTTTGTCCTTACCCAGCTCCTTCACCCAGCCTTCAGAGGGACACGTTAACATAGCCGGGAACCTGCCTCAACCGCTGCTCCCTCTctcatccacatccacatccacacacGGACAGCCAGATCAGAGTCAGAACCCCTTCCTCTGAGGGCTGGCGTGAGCAGAGCTACATGTGGCCTGAATGTAAGCTTGCTGGCCTGAGTAACAATGCTTATAACGGAGTGACGATTTAACTGCAGACTTGGATCTAAACTGGAATATAGTCCAAATTAAAGACACTACTGTTTTATACTGGCTAACTGTTTTCACAGCTCTTTGCTATTGCTACTTATCATCTTATATCCATCTGCACTACAGAACCAATGTGTCTTTATAATCATATAAGCAAACAGCacaaatttcttttcttttttttttttaaatataggaTCATGATCTAAATTCAGACCAAACTTCAACCCATGAAATGTAACGACCAGTAACTTTACAACACGTTACAGCTTCACCGATCTCTCTAGACCTGCTTTGGTAATCCTTCCTTTAGTATTCCATACACCCTGGTGACTCCCTGTTGCACTTTCCTTCTGTATTATTCATTATGGATGACTGATATCAATGAGCGGAATAGCATGGAAGCTAGCCAACAGCCCCATCCCGATAATGAAGCTCACTCAGTCAAGGATGTCTAATCAGTGTGCCAGATATATAACACCAGaccaaaacctgttttttttttaaccatcattGATATTGGCTGCTAAGTGAACACACTTCATGAAGGGAATGAATTTACTGTGGAGTGACGACATACTAACAGAATGTGTGAATAAGAGACTGTTATGGAAAAACATTTCTCATCAAATATAGGAATGAAAATGCAACTTGCTGTCAACTAATGTATGATTGCTTTTCTTCATGGTTGTGCTTTGCGAGTTTCATCACTTACTTGATGCATCAGTAGTTAcaatatactttaaaaaaaaaaaaagtttagacaAAAAAAGGGCAGCTTTTTATAACCCAGGACTAATTaaggtgttttcacacttggcctgaaTACTCAAGTCTCTAGCCAGGAGCAATTCTGGTGTAATGCAATAACactatctgcatctgtatttgtttagtgcttcagatatctgtattcggatttaaaccagaagtgcttgtggcctaaaccagatttattatttgaatgaaatatgaaGAAATGACAGCAGTGTCAG containing:
- the epn3a gene encoding epsin-3 isoform X2 translates to MTTSSLRRSVKNIVNNYTEAEIKVREATSNDPWGPSGSLMMEIAELTFNVVAFAEIMGIIWKRMNDHGKNWRHVYKALTLLDYLVKTGSERVAQQCKENIHSIQTLRDFQYIDRDGQDQGVNVREKAKQLVSLLQDKEKLKQERGQAQTTRERTAHTGSVKAYGSMPPPYSGSRTSQPTMAAVYGDAYSRSRGSPSSYNLSTSPPHLAPELEQARPQTSGEEELQLQLALAMSREESEKPPPPVDIDEQTQLQIAMSLSKEEAQKKPPPAVTLDMDEETQLQIALSLSKEEHQQEERTRLGDESLLQKALEESKREMEAKAGGSAMLDLMDIFAPVSEAPPSASPWDQSGAGGHAQAVGPLRVDPWDSLEPSSSARGPGSSWAAPSSLHSQPWDHRSRPPDPWEAPQNAPSPAPSSQTWLSTAAPATGIDPFSPLTADKKVSAVPVRGSSPRPGSPTDGDLFDDAMDGGQVNVNGRSEGSPELFDLSRLGESLAEPTPRTCRTPEAFLGPAAASLVNLDSLIPPNQAPKNLNPFLTGVSAPSVTNPFQYEQPRLTLSQMRPSSTSPAPTSLQYSASLPLPASNQPLSLPSSFTQPSEGHVNIAGNLPQPLLPLSSTSTSTHGQPDQSQNPFL
- the epn3a gene encoding epsin-3 isoform X1, with the translated sequence MTTSSLRRSVKNIVNNYTEAEIKVREATSNDPWGPSGSLMMEIAELTFNVVAFAEIMGIIWKRMNDHGKNWRHVYKALTLLDYLVKTGSERVAQQCKENIHSIQTLRDFQYIDRDGQDQGVNVREKAKQLVSLLQDKEKLKQERGQAQTTRERTAHTGSVKAYGSMPPPYSGSRTSQPTMAAVYGDAYSRSRGSPSSYNLSTSPPHLAPELEQARPQTSGEEELQLQLALAMSREESEKPPPPVDIDEQTQLQIAMSLSKEEAQKKPPPAVTLDMDEETQLQIALSLSKEEHQQEERTRLGDESLLQKALEESKREMEAKAGGSAMLDLMDIFAPVSEAPPSASPWDQSGAGGHAQAVGPLRVDPWDSLEPSSSARGPGSSWAAPSSLHSQPWDHRSRPPDPWEAPQNAPSPAPSSQTWLSTAAPAATGIDPFSPLTADKKVSAVPVRGSSPRPGSPTDGDLFDDAMDGGQVNVNGRSEGSPELFDLSRLGESLAEPTPRTCRTPEAFLGPAAASLVNLDSLIPPNQAPKNLNPFLTGVSAPSVTNPFQYEQPRLTLSQMRPSSTSPAPTSLQYSASLPLPASNQPLSLPSSFTQPSEGHVNIAGNLPQPLLPLSSTSTSTHGQPDQSQNPFL
- the epn3a gene encoding epsin-3 isoform X3, translating into MTTSSLRRSVKNIVNNYTEAEIKVREATSNDPWGPSGSLMMEIAELTFNVVAFAEIMGIIWKRMNDHGKNWRHVYKALTLLDYLVKTGSERVAQQCKENIHSIQTLRDFQYIDRDGQDQGVNVREKAKQLVSLLQDKEKLKQERGQAQTTRERTAHTGSVKAYGSMPPPYSGSRTSQPTMAAVYGDAYSRSRGSPSSYNLSTSPPHLAPELEQARPQTSGEEELQLQLALAMSREESEKPPPPVDIDEQTQLQIAMSLSKEEAQKKPPPAVTLDMDEETQLQIALSLSKEEHQQEERTRLGDESLLQKALEESKREMEAKAGGSAMLDLMDIFAPVSEAPPSASPWDQSGAGGHAQAVGPLRVDPWDSLEPSSSARGPGSSWAAPSSLHSQPWDHRSRPPDPWEAPQNAPSPAPSSQTWLSTAAPADKKVSAVPVRGSSPRPGSPTDGDLFDDAMDGGQVNVNGRSEGSPELFDLSRLGESLAEPTPRTCRTPEAFLGPAAASLVNLDSLIPPNQAPKNLNPFLTGVSAPSVTNPFQYEQPRLTLSQMRPSSTSPAPTSLQYSASLPLPASNQPLSLPSSFTQPSEGHVNIAGNLPQPLLPLSSTSTSTHGQPDQSQNPFL
- the epn3a gene encoding epsin-3 isoform X4 produces the protein MTTSSLRRSVKNIVNNYTEAEIKVREATSNDPWGPSGSLMMEIAELTFNVVAFAEIMGIIWKRMNDHGKNWRHVYKALTLLDYLVKTGSERVAQQCKENIHSIQTLRDFQYIDRDGQDQGVNVREKAKQLVSLLQDKEKLKQERGQAQTTRERTAHTGSVKAYGSMPPPYSGSRTSQPTMAAVYGDAYSRSRGSPSSYNLSTSPPHLAPELEQARPQTSGEEELQLQLALAMSREESEKEERTRLGDESLLQKALEESKREMEAKAGGSAMLDLMDIFAPVSEAPPSASPWDQSGAGGHAQAVGPLRVDPWDSLEPSSSARGPGSSWAAPSSLHSQPWDHRSRPPDPWEAPQNAPSPAPSSQTWLSTAAPAATGIDPFSPLTADKKVSAVPVRGSSPRPGSPTDGDLFDDAMDGGQVNVNGRSEGSPELFDLSRLGESLAEPTPRTCRTPEAFLGPAAASLVNLDSLIPPNQAPKNLNPFLTGVSAPSVTNPFQYEQPRLTLSQMRPSSTSPAPTSLQYSASLPLPASNQPLSLPSSFTQPSEGHVNIAGNLPQPLLPLSSTSTSTHGQPDQSQNPFL
- the epn3a gene encoding epsin-3 isoform X5, whose product is MTTSSLRRSVKNIVNNYTEAEIKVREATSNDPWGPSGSLMMEIAELTFNVVAFAEIMGIIWKRMNDHGKNWRHVYKALTLLDYLVKTGSERVAQQCKENIHSIQTLRDFQYIDRDGQDQGVNVREKAKQLVSLLQDKEKLKQERGQAQTTRERTAHTGSVKAYGSMPPPYSGSRTSQPTMAAVYGDAYSRSRGSPSSYNLSTSPPHLAPELEQARPQTSGEEELQLQLALAMSREESEKSAMLDLMDIFAPVSEAPPSASPWDQSGAGGHAQAVGPLRVDPWDSLEPSSSARGPGSSWAAPSSLHSQPWDHRSRPPDPWEAPQNAPSPAPSSQTWLSTAAPAATGIDPFSPLTADKKVSAVPVRGSSPRPGSPTDGDLFDDAMDGGQVNVNGRSEGSPELFDLSRLGESLAEPTPRTCRTPEAFLGPAAASLVNLDSLIPPNQAPKNLNPFLTGVSAPSVTNPFQYEQPRLTLSQMRPSSTSPAPTSLQYSASLPLPASNQPLSLPSSFTQPSEGHVNIAGNLPQPLLPLSSTSTSTHGQPDQSQNPFL